One segment of Geomonas ferrireducens DNA contains the following:
- a CDS encoding GxxExxY protein: MTENELSTHIVDCAVEVHRNLGGPGLLESVYEESLAWELNQRGFAVGRQMAVPVTYKGHQLSVPLRLDLLVGNMVVVEVKAVTQYNQIFESQALTYLRMLNLKLALVINFGEKLVKNGIHRVVNGL; the protein is encoded by the coding sequence ATGACGGAAAATGAACTAAGCACGCATATCGTCGATTGCGCCGTCGAAGTTCATAGAAATCTCGGCGGCCCTGGTCTTTTAGAAAGTGTGTACGAGGAGTCTCTGGCCTGGGAGTTGAACCAGCGTGGCTTTGCGGTGGGAAGGCAGATGGCTGTACCGGTCACCTATAAGGGGCATCAACTGTCAGTCCCGCTGCGGCTGGATCTCTTAGTAGGGAACATGGTTGTAGTTGAAGTGAAGGCCGTGACTCAATACAACCAAATCTTTGAGTCGCAGGCGCTAACCTATCTGCGCATGCTTAATCTGAAACTGGCGCTGGTAATAAATTTTGGTGAAAAGCTCGTCAAAAACGGAATTCACAGAGTTGTGAATGGTTTGTGA
- a CDS encoding YfhO family protein, with product MILFSKILFTTQIIRAPDILNEFYWGVKDFGNRPFWSIFRVDLSSAGWNPFINSGHTNEGGMASEQFLFFRNLVFWIFPAPANVAWYIVLQLFIGAAGVYCFCRLLGVGVWGALVGGLVFAVAPENASLINAGHVMKIATITFAPWAFYFLEKGFRTKRLFYFLTTAFVLAYQFFHTHWQIAYYTCLAVGVYGIARSLLVVYGDQGGQKEFRRLLALNLALLFFFLTTVAMSLVPLTNWSKETNRGVNSGANVAASAGQAEAKGGLAREEAMSWSMPPEEAAAFIIPGFFGFSRQEAGPNPANIDSYYWGRMNFTQTVSYMGLLPWLLLPLPLIFRRDRYTWLALSAVVVGILFSMGKYTPFYNLLFDYFPGINRFRVPKMIMFIPVLGLGVLSAFGLDLLLDPAVRSRREFKHYVAGVIMLPLLLLVLAVVELATGNFWVNHFIDILARPTRYEAQSQQLVLQRWRNIVTETWIAAGLSTLFAVAFFLYHRGKLAAKVLPFVLIGLFLLDTGRVNAKFLFLVDEPHREATAKAPEIAYVKGAGTEYRTLPLGGDPMPYAAAGVPVMFTSNAVQQRRWQEYLDNFNLISGMPDILNVKYLVLSKDQLEQDKAGLSAKYRPVYTTPAGLVVLENPTVLPKAWLAPVALQVEKPEEMLAALQSPQFNPRTMALVETPPPIAVARDPKWNAPADAAGQARVTRYEAERIDVDAAVKLNSMLVLGEKYYRGWKATVDGKASEIYPVDHVLRGIYLTPGSHKVEFVFDPTPFKVGKYLTLVSFAIFALFLGREVWLRKTEGEAKSGKA from the coding sequence TTGATCCTTTTTTCAAAGATCCTCTTCACCACGCAGATAATCCGAGCTCCGGATATCCTCAACGAGTTCTACTGGGGGGTGAAGGATTTCGGCAACAGGCCGTTTTGGTCCATCTTCAGGGTTGACCTCTCCAGCGCCGGGTGGAATCCGTTCATAAACTCCGGACACACCAACGAAGGGGGGATGGCCTCGGAGCAGTTCCTCTTTTTCCGCAACCTCGTCTTCTGGATTTTCCCTGCTCCGGCCAACGTGGCGTGGTACATCGTGCTTCAGCTTTTCATCGGCGCAGCCGGTGTCTACTGCTTTTGCAGGCTCCTCGGTGTCGGGGTGTGGGGGGCGTTGGTTGGTGGGCTCGTCTTTGCGGTCGCACCGGAAAACGCTTCTTTGATCAACGCCGGGCACGTGATGAAGATCGCAACCATCACGTTTGCCCCTTGGGCTTTTTACTTCCTGGAAAAAGGCTTCAGGACGAAACGACTTTTCTACTTCCTCACGACGGCCTTCGTTCTGGCGTACCAGTTCTTCCACACCCACTGGCAGATCGCCTACTACACCTGTCTCGCCGTCGGGGTCTACGGCATAGCGCGCTCGCTTTTGGTAGTTTACGGCGACCAAGGGGGGCAGAAGGAGTTCCGTCGCCTGTTGGCCTTGAACCTGGCGCTGCTTTTCTTTTTTCTCACCACCGTGGCGATGTCGCTGGTCCCCCTGACCAACTGGTCCAAGGAGACCAACCGTGGCGTCAACAGCGGAGCGAACGTTGCCGCTTCGGCGGGGCAGGCCGAGGCGAAGGGTGGACTCGCGCGCGAGGAGGCGATGTCCTGGTCCATGCCGCCGGAGGAGGCGGCCGCCTTCATCATCCCCGGCTTCTTCGGATTTTCGCGCCAGGAGGCGGGGCCGAACCCTGCCAACATCGACTCCTACTACTGGGGGAGGATGAACTTCACCCAGACGGTGAGCTACATGGGGCTTCTCCCTTGGCTGCTGCTCCCATTGCCGCTCATCTTCCGGCGTGACCGCTACACCTGGCTCGCGCTCTCGGCGGTCGTCGTCGGCATCCTGTTTTCCATGGGGAAATACACCCCTTTCTACAACCTGCTCTTCGACTACTTCCCGGGGATCAACCGTTTCCGGGTGCCCAAGATGATCATGTTCATCCCGGTGCTGGGGCTTGGTGTCCTCTCCGCCTTCGGCCTCGACCTGCTGCTCGATCCCGCGGTCCGCTCCCGGCGTGAATTCAAGCATTACGTCGCCGGGGTGATCATGCTTCCCCTGCTTTTGCTGGTGCTCGCGGTGGTTGAGCTTGCCACCGGCAACTTCTGGGTGAACCACTTCATCGACATCCTGGCGCGCCCCACCCGCTACGAAGCGCAGAGCCAGCAGCTCGTGCTGCAGCGCTGGCGCAACATCGTTACCGAGACCTGGATCGCCGCGGGGCTTTCGACCCTCTTTGCCGTCGCCTTCTTCCTCTACCATCGCGGCAAGCTGGCCGCCAAGGTGCTCCCCTTCGTGCTGATCGGGCTCTTCCTGCTCGACACCGGGCGGGTGAACGCGAAGTTTTTATTCCTGGTGGACGAGCCGCATCGTGAGGCGACCGCGAAGGCGCCGGAGATCGCCTACGTGAAGGGAGCGGGGACCGAGTACCGTACCCTGCCGCTTGGCGGCGATCCCATGCCGTATGCCGCCGCCGGCGTTCCGGTGATGTTCACCTCGAATGCGGTGCAGCAGCGTCGCTGGCAGGAGTACCTCGACAACTTCAACCTGATCTCCGGGATGCCCGACATCCTCAACGTGAAGTATCTCGTGCTGTCCAAAGATCAGCTCGAACAGGACAAGGCGGGGCTCTCTGCGAAGTACCGTCCCGTATATACAACCCCCGCCGGGCTGGTTGTCCTTGAGAACCCGACCGTGCTCCCGAAGGCGTGGCTTGCGCCGGTGGCACTCCAGGTCGAAAAGCCGGAAGAGATGCTGGCCGCGCTGCAAAGCCCGCAGTTCAACCCGCGCACCATGGCCCTCGTGGAGACGCCTCCTCCCATTGCCGTCGCCAGGGATCCGAAATGGAACGCCCCTGCCGACGCGGCCGGGCAGGCGCGCGTCACCAGGTACGAGGCCGAGCGGATCGATGTCGACGCGGCGGTGAAGCTGAATTCGATGCTGGTGTTGGGGGAGAAGTACTACAGGGGGTGGAAGGCGACCGTCGACGGCAAGGCGTCCGAGATCTACCCGGTGGACCATGTCCTGCGCGGCATCTACCTGACCCCCGGTTCGCACAAGGTGGAGTTCGTCTTCGATCCCACCCCGTTCAAGGTCGGCAAGTACCTGACCCTCGTCTCCTTCGCGATCTTCGCGCTCTTCCTCGGCCGCGAGGTATGGTTGAGAAAAACGGAAGGCGAGGCTAAAAGCGGAAAGGCTTAA
- a CDS encoding glycosyltransferase family 4 protein yields the protein MRIGFVTTEYVTEEQNYDGGLANYLSRICIALKEKGHEPVVIVASSRDGRLRHNGIEVNRVKALCYRKRLMKILQFFPGLDWKIVSRQLNDKIRSLHKENPFDVVQYASVGATVLSRRGDIPSVVRISGNQKLWDIAYEEAPSRKKRVYQNLEIEGLARADSLYGPSRVIADYLKTNHHFDIQIIETPFVQECSSLDAGLYHAIRAEVPGDYLLFFGSLGLAKGVKTIADMVNELLEKHPALAVVFVGKDMGYNGRPIMDYVRAKAGEHADRVVWHDRVKHEQLYPVIEGAKLVLLPSRIDNFPNCCVEAMAFKKVVVGTKGASFEQLIDDGVSGMLAVPDDPRSLLAVVAKALSLSEEELREMGERAARRTMELSPERIVEQLLAYYQDVIGRVK from the coding sequence ATGAGGATCGGCTTTGTCACCACTGAATACGTGACGGAAGAGCAGAACTACGATGGGGGGCTCGCCAATTACCTGAGCAGGATCTGTATCGCGTTGAAGGAAAAAGGTCACGAGCCGGTCGTCATCGTTGCATCGTCACGCGACGGGAGGCTTCGGCACAACGGAATTGAGGTCAACAGGGTGAAGGCCCTGTGCTACCGCAAAAGGTTGATGAAGATCCTCCAGTTCTTTCCCGGGCTCGACTGGAAAATCGTCAGCCGGCAACTGAACGACAAAATCAGGAGCCTGCACAAGGAGAACCCTTTCGACGTGGTCCAGTATGCGAGTGTGGGAGCCACCGTTCTCTCACGGCGCGGGGACATCCCCTCTGTGGTGAGAATTTCGGGGAACCAGAAACTTTGGGATATCGCCTACGAGGAGGCGCCGTCCCGCAAGAAGCGCGTCTACCAGAACCTCGAGATCGAAGGGTTGGCGCGGGCCGATTCCCTCTATGGTCCCAGCAGGGTCATCGCCGATTACCTGAAGACCAATCACCACTTCGACATCCAAATAATCGAGACTCCGTTCGTCCAGGAGTGCTCCTCACTCGACGCCGGGCTCTACCACGCGATACGCGCGGAAGTGCCCGGTGATTATCTCCTGTTTTTCGGGTCGCTGGGACTCGCGAAGGGAGTCAAGACCATAGCCGACATGGTGAATGAACTGCTCGAAAAGCATCCTGCACTGGCGGTGGTGTTCGTGGGTAAAGACATGGGCTACAACGGTCGGCCCATCATGGACTACGTTCGCGCAAAAGCGGGAGAACATGCCGACAGGGTCGTCTGGCACGACCGGGTGAAACATGAGCAGCTTTATCCTGTCATAGAAGGGGCGAAGCTCGTCCTGCTGCCCTCGAGGATCGACAACTTCCCCAATTGCTGTGTCGAGGCCATGGCTTTCAAGAAGGTGGTGGTCGGAACAAAAGGAGCGAGTTTCGAACAGTTGATAGATGACGGCGTGAGCGGGATGCTGGCCGTTCCCGATGATCCGCGGAGCCTGCTCGCTGTGGTGGCGAAGGCGCTTTCCTTGTCGGAGGAAGAGCTGCGGGAGATGGGAGAGCGGGCCGCCCGCCGCACCATGGAGCTGTCGCCGGAAAGGATAGTAGAGCAGTTGCTGGCCTACTATCAGGATGTGATAGGGCGGGTGAAGTAG
- a CDS encoding glycosyltransferase family 4 protein → MKIIFWAPFGIRPKGTVIARMVPLAAELQASGHEVVIVAPPYTNPEDSGKTEVVRGVRLVNVDLGPKHKALAAPFLAWRMLRVALKEKPDLIHLFKPKGYGGIAAVLLIALQTLGIRTPPLFLDTDDWEGEGGMNELHDYGTVEKRFYRFQEQWITPRALGVTVASRGLEQLVGQMEVQPDHLLYLPNCVAAATGGDGQAVRAGLGIAPDAPVLLLYTRFFEFSQEKLHFIFAEIHRQVAGVRFLVVGKGRRGEEDLLLQSARESGFDAALVMAGWIAPEAIPDYLAAANVAVYPFADTLVNRCKCPAKLTEILLAQVPVVADRVGQISEYIDDGRSGILCDPDDWRQMVDRVVELLKTPALQQRLGGAGCAHLQENFNWKAAAGALHRFYLSTLQGGSPAPAHPQGRG, encoded by the coding sequence TTGAAGATCATCTTTTGGGCACCGTTCGGGATACGTCCCAAGGGGACCGTCATTGCACGCATGGTCCCGCTGGCAGCTGAACTTCAGGCCTCGGGGCACGAAGTCGTCATCGTGGCGCCCCCGTACACCAACCCGGAAGACTCCGGGAAGACTGAGGTGGTCCGTGGGGTACGGCTTGTCAACGTCGACCTCGGACCGAAACACAAGGCCTTGGCCGCACCGTTTCTTGCCTGGCGCATGCTTCGGGTTGCGCTGAAGGAGAAGCCCGACCTCATCCATCTCTTCAAGCCGAAGGGATACGGGGGGATAGCGGCGGTGCTCCTCATTGCGCTGCAAACCCTCGGCATAAGGACTCCGCCGCTCTTTCTCGATACCGACGACTGGGAGGGAGAAGGCGGCATGAACGAGCTTCATGACTACGGCACCGTCGAAAAGCGCTTTTACCGCTTTCAAGAGCAGTGGATCACCCCTCGCGCCCTCGGGGTAACCGTCGCGAGCAGGGGGCTTGAGCAGTTGGTCGGTCAGATGGAGGTGCAGCCAGATCACCTGCTCTACCTGCCGAACTGCGTTGCCGCGGCGACGGGCGGTGACGGGCAGGCGGTTCGCGCCGGGCTCGGGATCGCGCCCGATGCCCCCGTCCTTTTGCTGTACACACGTTTTTTCGAGTTCAGCCAGGAGAAGCTGCATTTCATCTTCGCCGAGATCCACAGGCAGGTAGCCGGGGTCCGCTTTCTGGTCGTGGGGAAGGGGAGACGTGGGGAGGAGGATCTGCTGCTGCAATCGGCCAGAGAGTCTGGTTTCGATGCCGCCCTGGTGATGGCAGGGTGGATTGCTCCTGAAGCCATACCTGATTATCTTGCGGCAGCGAACGTCGCCGTCTATCCGTTTGCCGATACGCTGGTCAACCGTTGCAAGTGCCCGGCGAAGCTGACGGAGATCCTTTTGGCGCAGGTTCCGGTTGTGGCAGACCGGGTGGGGCAAATCTCCGAGTATATCGATGACGGCAGGTCAGGGATTCTCTGTGATCCTGACGATTGGCGTCAAATGGTCGACCGCGTTGTCGAGTTGCTTAAAACCCCGGCGCTGCAGCAAAGGCTTGGTGGGGCCGGATGTGCACATCTTCAGGAAAACTTCAACTGGAAAGCGGCCGCCGGAGCCCTCCACCGGTTTTATCTGTCCACGCTGCAAGGCGGCTCACCGGCACCGGCACATCCCCAAGGGAGGGGATGA
- the yedF gene encoding sulfurtransferase-like selenium metabolism protein YedF, translating into MSKLDVRGMACPLPVVQVKRALEAAQGEELHVLLDDGAPRENVKRFAQGRGYQVQEEKLEDGFAFTITGAGVGAATAPRETAPAAAAGPTVMLIGTDRMGDGAEELGRLLMKNFIITLLDLNDLPDRIFFVNSGVLLAAEGSEVIEALEELGNRGVEVLSCGICLDFYKKKEHLAAGGVTNMFTIAESMLKARSVVRL; encoded by the coding sequence ATGAGCAAGCTCGACGTCAGGGGGATGGCATGTCCGCTCCCGGTGGTGCAGGTGAAGAGGGCACTTGAGGCGGCCCAAGGGGAGGAACTCCACGTTCTTCTCGACGACGGCGCGCCGCGCGAGAACGTGAAGCGCTTTGCACAGGGGCGTGGCTACCAGGTGCAGGAGGAGAAACTCGAGGACGGCTTTGCCTTCACCATCACCGGCGCAGGCGTGGGTGCGGCAACCGCGCCGCGCGAGACGGCTCCCGCCGCGGCGGCCGGCCCGACCGTGATGCTGATCGGCACGGACCGGATGGGCGACGGGGCCGAGGAGCTGGGGCGCCTTTTGATGAAGAACTTCATCATCACTCTCCTCGATCTGAACGACCTGCCGGACCGCATCTTCTTTGTCAACTCCGGTGTCCTTCTCGCCGCCGAAGGGTCCGAGGTCATCGAGGCGCTGGAGGAGTTGGGCAACCGCGGCGTAGAAGTTCTTTCCTGCGGCATCTGTCTCGACTTCTATAAGAAGAAGGAGCACCTCGCCGCCGGAGGCGTCACCAACATGTTCACCATCGCGGAAAGCATGCTGAAAGCACGCTCGGTGGTGCGGCTGTAA
- a CDS encoding DUF3343 domain-containing protein encodes MIKDGDFIAIFNSIHRVMEAERLLKDQGLKILLIPAPRTLAADCGLAIRYAEDVRPKVEAVLSGAGLLPRDLYRKNGDNFEKLGEEQ; translated from the coding sequence GTGATAAAAGACGGAGACTTCATAGCCATCTTCAACTCCATCCACCGCGTCATGGAGGCGGAGCGCCTGCTCAAGGACCAGGGGCTGAAAATCCTGCTCATTCCGGCACCGCGCACCCTCGCTGCGGATTGCGGCCTCGCCATCCGTTACGCGGAGGACGTGAGGCCCAAGGTGGAAGCGGTGCTCTCCGGGGCCGGCCTTTTACCGCGTGACCTTTACAGAAAAAACGGTGACAACTTCGAAAAGCTAGGAGAAGAGCAATGA
- a CDS encoding glycosyltransferase family 2 protein, protein MLISILVPVFNWDISRLINSLLTEIDATAPEGVVEVIVVDDASTDAALLSANSAFLSSHSRPFLRYLPAERNLGRAGVRNRLAAEAAGRFLLFLDCDVLPDSAYFIGNYLSCAEADSHDVVCGGISYRTRVLSGTEFDYHAYLGNRKEVKPAALRNREPWRHILTSNIMVRKSVFQGTSFDERFIGYGYEDIEWGVRLSKRYRILHIDNTASHLGLASKATVYQKMRASVRNYLLLRELCPEAFHASAVSKLVRLLEFVPAPFLTAADRLLKTSFLASPFNKLCFVLFQLNFAVLLAHALKRSAAGLPPQNAAAGGAP, encoded by the coding sequence ATGCTGATATCAATCCTCGTACCCGTGTTCAACTGGGACATATCCCGGCTGATCAACTCCCTTTTGACAGAGATAGACGCAACTGCTCCAGAGGGAGTCGTCGAAGTGATCGTGGTTGACGACGCATCTACGGACGCTGCGCTTCTTTCGGCAAACAGCGCCTTTTTGAGCAGCCATTCCCGCCCCTTTTTAAGGTACCTTCCGGCCGAGCGAAACCTGGGGCGTGCCGGGGTGCGTAACCGGCTGGCCGCTGAAGCCGCCGGGCGTTTTCTTTTGTTCCTTGACTGCGACGTGCTCCCCGATTCCGCCTATTTCATCGGCAACTACCTCTCCTGTGCGGAGGCGGACAGCCATGACGTCGTATGCGGCGGCATAAGTTACCGCACAAGGGTGCTGTCCGGCACCGAGTTCGACTACCACGCCTATCTCGGCAACCGAAAAGAGGTCAAGCCTGCAGCCCTGAGGAACCGTGAGCCGTGGCGCCACATTCTGACCTCGAACATCATGGTCAGGAAAAGCGTCTTTCAAGGCACCTCTTTCGACGAGCGCTTCATAGGCTACGGATATGAAGACATCGAGTGGGGAGTCCGGCTTTCGAAACGGTACCGGATCCTGCACATAGACAACACGGCTTCGCATCTCGGGCTGGCATCGAAGGCGACGGTCTACCAAAAGATGCGTGCCTCGGTGCGGAACTATCTGCTGCTCAGGGAGCTTTGCCCTGAGGCTTTCCATGCTTCGGCCGTCAGCAAGCTGGTTCGTTTGCTGGAATTCGTGCCGGCTCCGTTTCTTACGGCGGCGGATCGGCTGCTGAAAACGAGCTTCCTGGCGTCCCCTTTTAACAAGCTTTGCTTCGTCTTGTTTCAGCTTAATTTCGCCGTGTTGCTGGCGCATGCCCTGAAAAGGAGTGCGGCCGGGCTGCCGCCGCAGAACGCTGCCGCAGGAGGCGCACCTTGA
- a CDS encoding glycosyltransferase gives MVGSHELLRGKRVVFVFGSLDLGGAERRGLLLAEHLQKKVGADVRVVGLNDTPGRLSALCDQLGIPWSSVSFHWGLRRRVPSFLRALRAIRRTKPDVVLSYTRVPNLVCAWGKRWLGTKLLVWNQADEGLLLNGSAAFRLAAQAPDCFISNSKGGRAFLIDTYGISQEMVQVVPNGVAMSAPRIGRDAWRRQWGVSSQVPVVGMVANLSVYKDHDTLIRAWSRVVAAGWEHPPVLVLAGRCDGTEQGLKNLAGALGISEVVKIVGAVDDVPGLLQALDLFAYSSKSEGIPNGVLEAMASGLGVVGTDIPGIREAIGPEGEAYLTPVGDGDAMAERIVALLRDEPSRRRLGQALRERVEQNFSLDLMCRSSEEIISGAFLGCLSKAAAVENG, from the coding sequence GTGGTCGGTTCGCACGAACTCCTGCGTGGGAAGAGGGTTGTTTTCGTCTTCGGAAGTCTCGATCTTGGCGGCGCCGAGCGGCGCGGTCTATTGTTGGCGGAGCACCTCCAAAAAAAAGTCGGGGCCGATGTTCGGGTGGTCGGGCTGAATGATACCCCCGGAAGGCTTTCCGCCCTGTGCGATCAGCTCGGCATCCCATGGAGCAGTGTCTCCTTTCACTGGGGATTGAGGCGTCGCGTTCCCTCCTTCCTGAGGGCGCTCCGGGCGATCCGCCGAACCAAGCCCGATGTCGTTCTTTCCTATACCCGTGTTCCCAACCTTGTCTGCGCCTGGGGGAAAAGGTGGCTCGGTACGAAACTCCTCGTGTGGAACCAGGCCGACGAGGGTTTGCTGCTGAACGGTTCCGCGGCGTTTCGCCTTGCGGCTCAGGCGCCGGACTGCTTCATTTCCAATTCGAAGGGGGGGCGGGCTTTCCTGATCGACACCTACGGTATCTCCCAGGAAATGGTGCAGGTGGTGCCAAACGGCGTGGCGATGTCCGCGCCGCGGATTGGAAGGGATGCGTGGCGTCGGCAGTGGGGCGTCTCTTCGCAGGTGCCGGTCGTCGGCATGGTTGCCAACTTGAGCGTCTACAAGGATCACGACACCCTGATCAGGGCCTGGAGCAGGGTCGTTGCTGCCGGGTGGGAACACCCACCCGTGCTGGTGCTTGCCGGGCGGTGCGACGGTACCGAGCAGGGGCTGAAAAATCTTGCCGGCGCGTTGGGAATCTCCGAAGTGGTGAAGATCGTGGGGGCTGTCGACGATGTGCCCGGCCTTCTTCAGGCGCTCGATCTCTTCGCATACTCCTCAAAAAGCGAGGGGATCCCGAACGGGGTGCTGGAGGCGATGGCATCGGGTTTGGGGGTGGTCGGCACCGATATCCCCGGCATCCGGGAGGCGATCGGCCCTGAGGGGGAGGCGTACCTCACCCCGGTAGGTGATGGCGACGCAATGGCCGAGCGGATAGTGGCGTTGCTGAGGGATGAGCCCTCCAGGCGGCGCCTGGGACAAGCCTTGCGGGAGCGGGTCGAGCAGAACTTCTCCCTTGACCTAATGTGCCGGAGTTCGGAGGAAATCATTTCCGGTGCATTTCTTGGATGCTTAAGTAAGGCTGCGGCCGTGGAGAACGGGTGA
- a CDS encoding glycosyltransferase family 4 protein, with protein sequence MTPLEKDMLAVRLNESRFVRWVAAFGMLLGRLLPVGKGAPLFFFFPFFHVGGAEKVHAAIVRCFAAERPWVFFTKKSANDGFLSLFGTNARLCNLWRLLKYGYPLSVGIMAGFINRHRRPVVFGCNSLFYYLLLPYLKKEARCIDLMHAFGGGSEHFSLPAAQRLDARVAINARTVADLKAQYHAEAMPASLADRIVLIENCVKVPDELPQKARGEKLKALYVGRGSEEKRVHLVGRIASRCRQQGIPVEVVIAGDALHAVEEQDRANCVFLGEISDEEQLQAVYRDADLLLLTSSREGFPMVIMEAMAFGVVPISTAVGGIPTHVQSGTNGWLVPDTADEEEIVGMMCRFATAMCEERDLLEKLSQNAYAYAKEKFSGESFCAAYRMVLMGERC encoded by the coding sequence ATGACGCCCCTTGAAAAGGATATGTTAGCGGTGCGGTTGAACGAAAGCCGTTTCGTGCGGTGGGTTGCGGCTTTCGGCATGCTGCTTGGCAGGTTGCTCCCGGTCGGCAAGGGGGCTCCGCTGTTCTTCTTTTTCCCGTTCTTTCACGTGGGCGGCGCGGAAAAGGTGCATGCTGCGATCGTCAGATGCTTTGCTGCGGAACGGCCGTGGGTTTTTTTCACCAAGAAGTCCGCAAATGACGGCTTCCTTTCGTTGTTCGGAACGAATGCGCGGCTTTGCAACCTCTGGCGACTCCTGAAGTACGGGTACCCTCTCAGCGTCGGAATCATGGCAGGGTTCATCAACCGTCACCGCCGACCGGTGGTCTTCGGTTGTAACAGCCTCTTTTACTACCTGCTCCTTCCCTATCTGAAGAAGGAGGCCCGTTGCATCGACCTCATGCATGCCTTCGGCGGGGGCTCCGAGCATTTCAGCCTTCCTGCCGCGCAAAGGCTCGACGCACGGGTGGCCATCAACGCGAGGACCGTTGCGGATCTGAAGGCCCAATACCATGCGGAGGCGATGCCCGCTTCGTTGGCGGACCGGATCGTCCTGATCGAAAACTGCGTGAAAGTGCCGGATGAACTGCCGCAGAAAGCGCGGGGTGAGAAGTTGAAGGCGCTTTACGTCGGCAGGGGATCTGAGGAAAAGAGGGTGCACCTGGTGGGGCGGATCGCGTCGCGCTGCCGGCAGCAAGGGATACCCGTTGAAGTCGTCATCGCAGGGGATGCCCTCCATGCGGTAGAGGAGCAGGATCGCGCCAACTGCGTCTTCCTTGGCGAGATCTCCGATGAAGAGCAATTGCAGGCGGTGTACCGCGATGCGGACCTGCTTCTCCTCACCTCCAGCCGCGAAGGTTTCCCTATGGTCATCATGGAAGCCATGGCGTTCGGCGTGGTGCCCATCTCGACCGCGGTCGGGGGAATCCCCACCCACGTGCAATCAGGGACGAACGGTTGGCTCGTTCCCGATACCGCGGACGAAGAGGAGATCGTGGGCATGATGTGCCGGTTCGCGACCGCCATGTGCGAAGAGCGCGACTTGCTCGAGAAGCTGTCGCAAAACGCCTATGCATATGCAAAAGAGAAGTTCAGCGGGGAATCGTTTTGCGCCGCCTACCGCATGGTTCTTATGGGTGAAAGATGCTGA
- a CDS encoding tRNA1(Val) (adenine(37)-N6)-methyltransferase, translated as MLNLDTEMETLDELSGYDLRIIQPRHGYRFSVDPLLLADFAGVRQGERCADLGTGCGVIALLLARMAEGASVTAVEFQQVMAGIAHRNVRLNGLAERVDVVEEDIVSLKAHFPVDSFDLVVSNPPYRRPGTGKVSPRRGRDEARHETSATLSDFLAAAKYLVKPSGRICLIYHTCRLAELMAQAAVQKLAPLRLRMVHGNTRMDARMFMIELAKGRTGELKVEPPLFVRGEEGGYSEEKLKIYKLQRKDAEPQSRKD; from the coding sequence ATGTTGAACCTCGACACTGAGATGGAAACCCTGGACGAGCTGTCCGGGTATGACCTGCGCATCATACAGCCGCGCCACGGCTACCGGTTCTCGGTGGACCCGCTGCTTTTGGCTGACTTCGCCGGGGTGCGCCAGGGGGAACGCTGCGCGGACCTGGGGACCGGTTGCGGTGTGATCGCGCTGCTTTTGGCTCGCATGGCGGAAGGCGCATCGGTTACCGCGGTGGAGTTCCAGCAGGTGATGGCGGGGATCGCGCATCGCAACGTGCGCCTGAACGGGCTCGCCGAACGCGTCGATGTCGTAGAGGAGGACATCGTTTCGCTGAAGGCGCATTTCCCGGTGGACAGTTTCGATCTGGTGGTCTCGAACCCTCCCTACCGCCGCCCTGGAACGGGGAAGGTGAGTCCGAGAAGGGGACGCGACGAGGCGCGCCACGAGACGAGCGCGACGCTTTCCGATTTCCTGGCCGCGGCCAAATACCTGGTGAAGCCTTCGGGAAGGATCTGCCTCATCTACCACACCTGCCGCCTGGCGGAACTGATGGCGCAGGCGGCGGTGCAGAAGCTGGCACCCTTGCGGCTGCGCATGGTGCACGGCAACACGCGGATGGATGCCCGCATGTTCATGATCGAGTTGGCAAAGGGGAGGACGGGCGAGCTGAAGGTGGAGCCGCCGCTCTTCGTGCGCGGCGAGGAGGGTGGCTACTCCGAGGAAAAGCTTAAAATCTATAAGCTTCAACGCAAAGACGCGGAGCCGCAAAGCCGCAAAGACTGA
- a CDS encoding DUF721 domain-containing protein has translation MKTSRRPRMRRPASVTDLLGSILRGTPAEMRLKEGRIWEVWDEAVGSKIASHAQPVAFREGTLTVHVDSAPWLQQLTYLKKDLIIKVNEALDEELVKELQMKAAKVRSAVAKPQQPVKRRKLTEEEQVWIKEQAQAVDDPELRAVFERLIRRDREHQQ, from the coding sequence ATGAAGACTAGCCGCCGTCCCAGGATGCGCCGTCCGGCATCCGTCACCGACCTTTTGGGGAGCATCCTTCGTGGCACTCCTGCCGAGATGCGCCTCAAGGAGGGACGCATCTGGGAAGTATGGGACGAAGCGGTCGGCAGCAAGATCGCCTCCCACGCCCAGCCGGTCGCCTTCCGCGAAGGAACCCTCACCGTTCACGTCGACAGCGCACCATGGCTGCAGCAACTCACGTACCTGAAGAAAGACCTCATCATCAAGGTGAACGAAGCCCTGGACGAGGAACTGGTCAAGGAACTGCAGATGAAGGCCGCCAAGGTGAGGTCCGCGGTAGCGAAGCCTCAGCAACCTGTGAAGCGGCGCAAGCTGACTGAGGAGGAGCAGGTCTGGATCAAGGAACAGGCCCAGGCCGTCGACGATCCGGAACTGCGCGCCGTGTTTGAAAGGCTCATCCGCAGGGACCGGGAACACCAACAGTAA